In Sphingobacterium sp. lm-10, one DNA window encodes the following:
- a CDS encoding sigma-70 family RNA polymerase sigma factor, with protein sequence MNEIHALQSDNELVFNRIYEDYHPRIYSFILSRTKSTYLAEEVTQLTFIKFWKSRDALSHTLEIHIQLFGMARQVMIDLLRKEAARFKYEGDTAETPLTNSLINAIESKDILQIIEKDIESMPKMRRLVFELSRKHAMSHREIADMFSISTKAVEKHIGKALGQLKQHLYSVML encoded by the coding sequence ATGAATGAAATACATGCACTACAATCGGATAACGAGCTTGTCTTTAATAGGATTTACGAAGATTATCATCCGCGTATCTACAGTTTCATACTGAGTAGAACCAAATCTACCTACCTAGCCGAAGAGGTTACACAACTTACCTTTATCAAATTCTGGAAAAGTCGCGATGCATTAAGTCATACATTGGAAATCCATATACAGCTCTTTGGTATGGCTAGGCAAGTGATGATTGATTTGCTGCGAAAAGAGGCTGCTCGCTTCAAGTATGAAGGAGATACGGCAGAAACGCCGCTCACCAATTCCCTAATCAATGCCATCGAAAGTAAAGATATCTTGCAAATTATAGAGAAGGATATTGAGAGCATGCCCAAAATGCGACGATTGGTTTTTGAGCTTAGTCGCAAGCACGCCATGTCGCACCGAGAAATTGCAGATATGTTTTCTATTTCTACTAAAGCAGTAGAAAAGCATATCGGAAAAGCATTAGGCCAACTAAAACAACACCTGTACTCTGTGATGCTCTAA
- a CDS encoding TlpA disulfide reductase family protein, translating to MRKPKFINNPQMKAMQRNLIIIGCILSAFFVSGPSLLAQTISYRLFVKLEEAPFEDLSLLDYTEDRKIAIEGQRMETYMWKFTIPDSIVLNSQSMSLRVKGYDSVSNTISLVRFISEDSDSEQPIGNVGVEDEDTYIYAKFKEKSVNPDQYISLKTKNKEDSLITADIIRYDFSITAENNIESDIRVRSAAHSFSMFDDEDKPYEEQLAAYKHIAKQHPDSRYLITQLASSLTNYKSKKDIQSIYDNLSDKYKDGFWATQIKRFVDGKFENESLPSLYTKKQEKIIQDSTKYNLIVFTASWCIPCLEEIPLLKKIYNDLGHRLNITYITIDRQEEIANFRKVVEEHDIPWPSLLAFESVKEVRQKFFVERIPHCVLISPDFDMNVLDVRDELERQQLYDQLTL from the coding sequence ATGAGAAAACCGAAATTCATAAATAACCCACAGATGAAAGCAATGCAAAGAAACCTAATCATTATTGGATGTATCCTATCCGCTTTTTTTGTATCGGGCCCTAGCCTCCTTGCGCAAACCATATCGTATCGTCTATTTGTGAAATTAGAAGAAGCTCCGTTTGAGGATCTATCACTCCTAGACTATACCGAAGATCGAAAAATAGCAATCGAAGGTCAACGAATGGAGACATATATGTGGAAATTCACCATCCCGGACAGCATTGTATTAAACTCACAATCGATGAGTTTACGTGTGAAAGGATACGACTCTGTAAGCAATACCATATCGTTAGTCAGATTTATTTCAGAAGACTCTGATAGCGAACAACCAATAGGAAACGTAGGCGTGGAAGATGAGGATACTTATATTTATGCCAAATTCAAAGAAAAATCGGTTAATCCAGATCAGTATATTTCGCTAAAGACAAAAAATAAAGAAGATTCGTTAATCACAGCTGATATAATTAGATATGATTTTTCTATAACAGCGGAAAACAATATAGAGTCTGATATTAGAGTCAGAAGCGCAGCGCATTCTTTCAGCATGTTTGACGACGAAGATAAGCCGTATGAGGAGCAGCTTGCAGCGTATAAACATATCGCTAAACAGCATCCTGATTCCAGATACCTGATAACACAACTCGCGAGCTCGCTTACAAACTATAAGTCTAAAAAAGACATTCAGAGCATTTACGATAATCTCTCCGATAAATATAAAGACGGATTTTGGGCGACACAAATAAAACGGTTTGTGGACGGTAAATTTGAAAACGAAAGCTTACCCTCCCTTTATACAAAAAAACAGGAAAAGATAATTCAAGATTCCACAAAATACAACTTAATCGTTTTCACGGCGTCTTGGTGCATACCATGCTTAGAAGAAATTCCATTGCTCAAAAAGATTTATAACGATTTAGGACACAGACTGAACATAACTTACATCACGATAGATCGACAGGAAGAAATAGCTAATTTTCGAAAAGTAGTGGAAGAGCATGACATTCCTTGGCCATCGTTGCTGGCATTCGAGAGTGTAAAAGAAGTGAGGCAAAAATTCTTCGTAGAAAGGATACCTCATTGTGTGTTAATTTCGCCAGATTTTGATATGAACGTCCTTGATGTACGGGATGAGTTAGAACGCCAGCAACTATACGATCAATTAACGCTTTAA
- a CDS encoding ATP-binding cassette domain-containing protein, producing MINISNLSLRFGKRILFEDVNLKFTTGNCYGIIGANGAGKSTFLKIISGEVDPSTGSVAFTPGERMSVLNQNHYAFDEFSVLETVMMGNQDLYKIMKEKDAIYMKEDFSDADGERAGELESLFAEMDGWNAESNAATLLSNLGIKEEQHTKLVKELDGNEKVRVLLAQALFGKPDILILDEPTNDLDIKTIAWLEDFLASYEAIVLVVSHDRHFLDAVCTHIVDIDFSKMTIYTGNYTFWYESSQLALKQRSDQNKKMEDKVKELQEFIRRFSANASKSKQATSRKKALDKINIDEIKPSNRKYPAIMFNTMDREPGDQILQVEGLSKTIDGQVYFKDISFMVNKGDKIAVLAENNLVTSAFYDILSGRDQDFGGEFKWGVTITPADMPIENADFFEGSKENLVDWLRTYSTRPDSDEQFIRGFLGKMLFSGEEVLKKCSVLSGGEKMRCMFSRMMLQGANFLMFDEPTNHLDLESITALNNGMTDFKGSILFTSRDHELTETVANRVIELTPKGIIDKLMSYDEYIQSEAVQAQREEMYK from the coding sequence ATGATTAATATATCAAACCTCTCCCTTCGTTTCGGAAAACGCATACTTTTTGAGGACGTGAACTTGAAGTTTACCACCGGCAATTGCTATGGTATTATCGGTGCAAACGGAGCGGGAAAATCTACTTTCTTAAAAATCATCTCTGGAGAGGTTGATCCCTCTACAGGTTCCGTAGCTTTCACTCCAGGTGAGCGTATGTCGGTGCTTAACCAGAATCACTACGCTTTCGACGAATTCTCCGTATTAGAAACAGTGATGATGGGGAATCAGGATTTGTATAAAATCATGAAAGAGAAGGATGCTATCTACATGAAGGAAGATTTCTCTGATGCCGATGGTGAGCGCGCTGGAGAGCTGGAAAGTCTTTTTGCAGAAATGGATGGATGGAATGCGGAAAGTAATGCCGCTACCCTATTGAGTAATCTAGGCATTAAAGAAGAGCAGCACACCAAATTAGTGAAAGAACTAGATGGTAACGAGAAAGTTCGCGTACTCCTGGCTCAAGCATTATTCGGTAAGCCAGACATCTTGATTCTGGATGAGCCTACCAATGATTTGGACATTAAAACCATTGCTTGGTTAGAAGATTTCTTGGCTTCTTATGAGGCGATTGTCTTAGTTGTATCCCACGACCGTCACTTTTTAGATGCCGTATGTACACACATTGTAGATATTGACTTCAGCAAGATGACGATCTACACGGGTAACTACACCTTCTGGTACGAATCTTCTCAATTAGCATTGAAACAACGTTCGGATCAGAACAAAAAGATGGAAGATAAAGTAAAGGAATTGCAGGAATTTATCCGTCGTTTCTCGGCCAATGCTTCCAAATCCAAACAAGCTACATCCCGTAAGAAGGCTTTAGACAAAATCAATATTGATGAAATCAAACCTTCGAACCGAAAATATCCAGCCATTATGTTCAATACGATGGATCGGGAGCCCGGAGATCAGATTTTACAGGTAGAAGGCCTGAGCAAAACCATTGACGGGCAGGTGTATTTCAAGGACATCTCCTTCATGGTGAACAAAGGCGATAAAATCGCTGTGTTAGCAGAAAACAACTTGGTAACCTCCGCTTTTTACGATATTCTTTCTGGTCGCGATCAAGATTTTGGTGGTGAGTTCAAATGGGGTGTAACGATCACACCGGCAGATATGCCGATCGAAAATGCGGATTTCTTCGAAGGCAGCAAAGAGAATTTGGTAGACTGGTTAAGAACCTATTCTACTCGTCCGGACTCAGATGAGCAGTTTATCCGTGGTTTCCTAGGTAAAATGTTGTTCTCTGGTGAAGAAGTATTGAAGAAATGTTCTGTACTTTCCGGAGGAGAAAAAATGCGCTGTATGTTCTCCAGAATGATGTTGCAAGGAGCTAACTTCTTAATGTTTGATGAACCAACCAATCACTTGGATTTGGAATCAATTACTGCGTTGAACAATGGTATGACGGATTTTAAAGGCTCTATTTTATTCACCTCGCGAGATCATGAGTTGACGGAAACAGTAGCTAACCGCGTGATTGAACTGACGCCAAAAGGCATCATCGACAAATTGATGTCGTACGACGAGTACATTCAGTCGGAAGCCGTACAAGCGCAGCGCGAAGAAATGTACAAATAA
- a CDS encoding GtrA family protein, whose protein sequence is MDSNNSKIKTLKRYIADTDINISFKNRKVNLLNYQKFKYVFFGGCNVVLSWILYFMFYHYVIAKRYVDVFGLITISPHIFAFLLSFAVTFFTGFFLNYYLVFRSDGMRFPIGNRLFRYFVANMGSVVLNYLLLKLFVEKLHWYPTPSQILCTSIITIYSYLAQRKFTFSKNF, encoded by the coding sequence ATGGATTCTAACAATAGCAAGATAAAAACTTTAAAACGCTATATTGCGGATACGGATATCAATATATCTTTCAAAAACCGAAAGGTAAATCTATTGAATTACCAAAAATTCAAGTATGTCTTTTTTGGAGGCTGTAATGTCGTGCTGAGTTGGATCCTCTATTTTATGTTTTATCATTACGTGATTGCAAAGCGCTATGTGGATGTGTTTGGATTGATAACAATCAGCCCGCATATTTTTGCTTTTTTGTTGTCTTTTGCCGTCACCTTTTTCACCGGATTCTTCCTGAACTATTACCTCGTATTTCGGAGCGATGGAATGCGCTTTCCGATCGGCAATCGTTTGTTCAGGTATTTTGTAGCCAATATGGGTTCTGTGGTGCTCAATTATTTATTGCTGAAGCTATTTGTCGAAAAACTACACTGGTACCCTACTCCTTCACAGATTCTATGCACCTCAATCATTACCATTTACAGTTACCTCGCACAACGTAAATTCACCTTTAGCAAAAATTTTTAA
- a CDS encoding SDR family oxidoreductase yields the protein MNVTLITGASGGIGEAIAHQFAQRKNNLLLIARSTDKLAALCTVLEKQYGIRANYLSADLTDREMPEQVYHQIKTKGFEIDTLVNNAGIGSGGEFGTRALKEEMDQIQLNVSSLVAFTQLLGIDMKQKRRGTIINIASVVAFMPMPYMATYAATKAFVRSFTEAIAQEYKPFNVHVLLFCPGLTKTNFNAAAGLDNDMGKGLGLSYENAKKILQSPEEVAEELMIALDKKKHVGVSGLKNRIGAALFSILPNRWITQVVAKRYRDKVNKK from the coding sequence ATGAATGTAACCCTGATTACTGGCGCATCTGGCGGCATAGGCGAAGCGATAGCGCACCAATTTGCGCAACGTAAGAATAACCTACTTTTGATTGCTCGAAGCACGGATAAGCTAGCCGCGCTATGTACTGTTTTAGAAAAGCAATATGGCATCAGGGCAAATTACTTGTCGGCAGATTTGACCGATCGGGAGATGCCTGAACAAGTCTATCATCAAATCAAAACTAAAGGATTCGAAATTGACACATTGGTTAACAATGCTGGAATTGGATCAGGTGGAGAATTTGGTACCAGAGCGCTTAAGGAAGAAATGGATCAGATTCAGCTCAACGTATCTTCTTTGGTCGCATTCACCCAACTTTTAGGAATAGATATGAAGCAAAAAAGGCGAGGCACCATCATCAATATTGCTTCTGTGGTGGCTTTTATGCCTATGCCCTACATGGCTACGTATGCTGCTACAAAAGCTTTTGTCCGGTCATTTACAGAAGCTATTGCACAAGAATATAAGCCTTTCAACGTGCATGTTTTGTTATTCTGCCCCGGCCTGACGAAAACTAACTTTAACGCAGCAGCAGGATTAGATAATGATATGGGGAAAGGACTCGGTTTGAGTTACGAAAACGCGAAGAAAATATTGCAAAGCCCGGAAGAAGTAGCGGAGGAACTGATGATTGCACTGGATAAGAAAAAACATGTGGGCGTATCCGGTCTTAAAAATCGAATCGGCGCAGCGTTATTCAGCATTCTGCCCAACAGATGGATCACGCAGGTCGTTGCGAAGCGATATCGGGATAAGGTGAATAAGAAATAG
- a CDS encoding carboxypeptidase regulatory-like domain-containing protein: MKRSLLFFALVLASYGTIQAQVTTSSVTGVVTQSSGQATPGATIRAVHTPSGTTYSSSTNETGRFSLAGMRVGGPYRIEVTYVGQDPVIYEDVYLKLGEAFSLNVSLNDGTTSLDEVLVNARSGNRALKTGASTGINNRQIQSLPTVSRGLNDFTRFTPQADVKGSSISIGGMNNRFNQLTIDGAVSNDVFGLSDAGTNGGSTGVSPISLDAIEEMTVQVAPFDVRAGGFAGGGISAVTRSGTNEIQGSAYFYTRNQNLTGKTPGGLRADGQPGTRLEDFSEHQYGVRIGGPLVKDKLFLFLNYERTESNTPLGFAPGENGSELSVADVQRVANRAIALGYDPGSFMDQSSSNQSNKIFTRLDYNINDIHKLTARYSYVGGSAVDLGRTQRALTFENGAILRESNTHSAILELNSRFSNVLSNNLVVGYTSVREPRSAPGDPFPRVALQLGDDRFINLGTEPFSTVNQLNQSILTLTNNLNLYKGDHTLTFGTHNEFYKMYNGFIGSAFGNYTFADSPASDINPATGQRYTAIENFERGRARAFQYNYSNTDDPRQGADFSALQLGFYVQDEYQATRNLKLTAGVRLDIPMYLTDPLENTDFNNSAIAARHGVQTNRMPKPAFMVSPRIGANWDVKGDRSTIVRGGVGVFTSRFPFVWSAGAYTQSGVLLGGNQLNAGSGAPNIDFIADVNNQPKRDGVQTPSGNISVLDRNLKLPQILRASAGIDHQLPWGIQASAEFMYSKNLSTFRFTDLNMEDPIGRLNGSDNRLLYAASTNDRRVVDNYTQVIYVDNVNEGHSWSATAQLSKTFSQGFFGSIAYTYTEAKDLFSGSSSQNQSNFFRTATVDGSNHVTLGHNPFSTGSRIIGFASYTKEYLGSLGTTISLVYTGQSGSRFSYLIQGDPGRVSSGSASDQFALMYIPTDQNDIKLEDPNQWASLNTFIEANPYLRDRRGQYAERNGDRAPFTHIFDFKILQDVFTNIGGKKNKLQFSLDIMNVGNLLNKNWGQQYTGSGSFWDNSFRPLQFTTLDAENNPVYRVNNLDRDPYLILDLPSRWSAQFGVRYIFN; this comes from the coding sequence ATGAAGAGATCTTTACTTTTCTTTGCGTTAGTCCTAGCTAGCTACGGAACTATCCAAGCGCAGGTCACGACGAGTAGTGTTACGGGGGTTGTAACACAGTCATCGGGGCAGGCAACACCAGGGGCTACCATCCGCGCTGTACATACGCCATCTGGAACAACGTACTCTAGTTCGACAAATGAAACCGGGCGTTTTAGCCTCGCTGGTATGCGTGTTGGCGGACCTTACCGTATAGAGGTAACTTACGTAGGACAGGATCCTGTGATCTATGAAGACGTTTATCTGAAATTAGGTGAAGCATTTTCACTAAATGTGTCTCTTAATGATGGCACAACATCTCTTGATGAAGTGTTAGTAAACGCGCGTAGTGGTAACAGAGCTTTAAAAACAGGTGCGTCTACAGGAATTAACAATCGTCAGATTCAGTCATTGCCCACTGTATCTCGCGGATTGAATGATTTTACTCGTTTCACTCCACAGGCCGATGTTAAGGGATCTTCAATTTCTATTGGTGGTATGAATAACCGCTTCAACCAGTTAACTATTGATGGCGCTGTCAGTAACGACGTGTTTGGATTAAGTGATGCTGGTACAAATGGAGGTAGTACGGGTGTTTCTCCAATTTCACTGGATGCAATTGAGGAAATGACAGTTCAGGTTGCTCCATTTGATGTAAGAGCCGGTGGCTTCGCAGGTGGTGGTATCTCCGCAGTAACTAGATCAGGAACAAATGAAATCCAAGGATCAGCCTATTTCTATACTAGAAATCAGAATTTAACTGGTAAAACTCCAGGCGGTCTTCGTGCAGATGGTCAACCAGGGACCAGACTAGAAGACTTCTCAGAACATCAATACGGTGTGCGTATTGGAGGTCCTTTGGTAAAAGATAAATTATTTTTGTTCTTAAACTATGAGCGTACAGAAAGTAATACTCCGCTAGGTTTTGCTCCCGGTGAAAATGGTTCTGAGTTGAGCGTAGCCGATGTTCAACGTGTGGCAAATCGCGCAATCGCTTTAGGGTATGATCCTGGAAGTTTTATGGATCAGTCTTCTAGCAATCAGTCGAACAAAATCTTCACTCGACTAGATTACAATATTAATGATATACACAAGCTTACCGCTCGTTATAGCTACGTAGGGGGTAGTGCCGTAGATCTGGGTAGGACTCAGCGAGCATTGACTTTTGAAAACGGGGCTATTCTTAGAGAGAGTAACACACATTCTGCGATTCTTGAGCTAAACAGTCGTTTTTCCAACGTTCTTTCTAACAATCTAGTAGTTGGCTACACATCGGTTAGGGAACCACGTTCTGCTCCAGGAGATCCGTTTCCACGTGTCGCGCTTCAGCTAGGTGACGATCGGTTCATTAATCTTGGAACGGAGCCATTTTCTACTGTCAACCAACTAAATCAAAGTATTCTTACCTTGACCAATAACTTGAACTTGTATAAAGGAGATCATACGTTGACTTTTGGTACGCACAATGAATTCTATAAAATGTACAATGGGTTTATAGGAAGTGCATTTGGTAATTATACTTTTGCTGATTCACCAGCTTCAGATATAAATCCGGCGACCGGTCAGCGTTATACTGCCATAGAAAATTTTGAACGTGGTCGTGCACGTGCATTTCAATACAATTATAGTAACACAGACGATCCTCGTCAAGGTGCAGACTTCTCCGCTTTACAATTAGGATTTTATGTGCAGGATGAATATCAGGCAACTCGCAATTTGAAGTTGACTGCAGGTGTTCGTTTAGACATACCTATGTATCTGACAGATCCTTTAGAAAATACGGATTTTAATAACTCGGCAATTGCTGCAAGGCATGGTGTGCAAACTAATAGAATGCCGAAGCCGGCCTTCATGGTATCGCCACGTATTGGTGCAAACTGGGATGTTAAAGGAGATCGTTCGACAATTGTGCGAGGTGGTGTAGGTGTCTTCACCTCAAGATTTCCTTTCGTGTGGTCCGCAGGAGCATACACACAAAGTGGTGTGCTTTTAGGAGGGAATCAATTAAATGCTGGTTCAGGTGCGCCTAATATCGATTTTATTGCTGACGTAAATAATCAACCGAAGCGTGACGGTGTACAAACTCCATCTGGAAATATATCTGTCTTGGATAGAAACTTGAAGCTTCCTCAAATTTTGCGTGCTTCTGCTGGTATTGATCATCAACTACCATGGGGTATTCAAGCATCTGCTGAATTTATGTACTCTAAAAACTTGAGCACATTTAGGTTTACAGATTTGAACATGGAAGACCCGATTGGTAGATTGAACGGATCGGATAATCGATTACTATATGCGGCGTCTACTAACGACCGTCGTGTAGTTGACAACTATACTCAAGTTATTTATGTAGATAACGTAAATGAAGGACACTCTTGGTCGGCAACGGCACAGCTTTCGAAGACCTTCAGTCAAGGTTTCTTTGGTTCCATAGCTTACACGTACACAGAAGCTAAAGATTTATTCTCTGGATCATCGTCTCAGAATCAATCAAACTTCTTCCGTACTGCCACTGTCGATGGTTCTAATCACGTAACTTTAGGTCACAATCCATTTAGTACTGGTAGCCGTATCATCGGATTCGCTTCTTACACGAAGGAATATTTAGGCTCATTAGGAACTACTATTTCATTGGTATATACGGGCCAGTCTGGTTCTCGATTTTCTTACTTAATTCAAGGTGATCCAGGCCGTGTAAGCTCTGGAAGTGCGAGTGATCAATTTGCGTTGATGTATATTCCTACCGATCAAAATGATATTAAATTGGAAGATCCTAATCAATGGGCTTCCCTCAATACTTTTATCGAAGCAAATCCTTATTTACGAGATCGTCGCGGACAGTATGCGGAACGTAATGGAGACCGTGCACCTTTTACCCATATTTTTGATTTTAAAATCTTACAAGATGTATTCACAAATATTGGTGGTAAGAAAAATAAATTGCAGTTCTCTTTAGATATTATGAATGTTGGAAACCTACTCAATAAAAATTGGGGTCAACAATATACAGGTAGTGGTAGCTTCTGGGATAATAGCTTTAGACCACTGCAGTTTACTACTCTTGATGCAGAGAATAACCCAGTTTATCGCGTAAATAATTTAGATAGAGATCCTTATTTAATATTAGATTTACCATCTAGATGGAGTGCTCAATTTGGTGTCCGTTATATCTTTAACTAG
- a CDS encoding endonuclease MutS2 yields MIYPPNAADKLGFLEIKELVRQKCLSEPARELVSKIQPQVNPEQIQKFLRQTAEFKSLLQTDDPLPIDHLYPIRPLIEKARVEGTFLLEEEFHRVLLSLRTVFALIRYFKEREGQYAHLDMLFEHLTIENAIVRSIERVIDDRGKLKENASKLLLDLSQQIQKSEQEARKRLESVFKTAQNNGWTADGNLTIRDGRLCIPILAENKRKVKGLIHDESATGQTAYIEPEEVFHLNNKVRDLEFARRREVVRILTELTDSLRPHIPLLQSYHGLLTKLDFVRAKALFAIDIEASLPEILATSEINLVNARHPLLFLNAKADGTHSIVPLNIKMDEQGRIILVSGPNAGGKSVCMKTVGLLQLMFQSGLLVPADGNSKIGIFRQVFADIGDDQSIESDLSTYSAHLSKMKHFTQFANAKTLVLIDEFGTGTDPQFGGPIAEAVLEVLNTKNVRGVITTHYSNLKVFASDTAGLENASMLFDNAAMKPLYILQIGKPGSSYALEIAQNIGLPKEVLRLAKTKIGEHQQNVESLLVNLERDKKEIYDTKAAILKREKELLTKQQEYEELRDYVDTNRRELLKQAKEEARQILKDANKLVENTIAEIKSVQADKEKTREIRSTLHQAIDKHSPVKPAVAKPISKSDVAADQDLKVGDWVRLRESGAEAQVMEIAKNKNLILALGELRTVVKPAKVEKLQGKEKKKAAKRIGSLSTGDAADFSPELDIRGMRTDDAMHQLELVLDRAVMIGYPSLKIVHGKGDGILRKFVREYLRKYSHISHFEDEHADRGGDGITYAYIK; encoded by the coding sequence ATGATATACCCTCCTAATGCAGCTGATAAGCTGGGTTTCCTCGAGATTAAAGAGTTGGTTCGGCAGAAATGCTTGAGTGAACCTGCACGAGAATTGGTGAGCAAAATACAACCTCAGGTAAACCCAGAACAGATTCAGAAATTCTTGCGCCAGACTGCCGAGTTTAAAAGCTTGTTGCAGACTGACGATCCGCTGCCAATAGATCATTTGTATCCTATCCGACCTTTGATAGAAAAGGCACGGGTGGAGGGGACTTTTTTGTTAGAAGAAGAGTTTCATCGGGTACTATTGTCATTACGTACCGTATTTGCATTGATCCGTTACTTTAAAGAGCGAGAAGGGCAATATGCACATCTGGATATGTTATTTGAACATCTGACGATTGAGAATGCAATTGTCCGCTCTATAGAACGCGTGATAGATGACCGCGGCAAATTAAAAGAAAATGCTTCGAAGCTGCTTTTAGACTTGAGCCAACAGATTCAGAAAAGCGAGCAAGAAGCACGTAAACGTTTGGAATCGGTGTTCAAAACCGCGCAAAACAACGGCTGGACAGCAGATGGCAACCTCACGATCCGAGATGGTCGATTATGTATTCCCATTTTGGCAGAGAATAAGCGGAAGGTAAAAGGTTTAATTCATGACGAATCTGCTACCGGACAAACGGCTTATATAGAGCCAGAAGAGGTGTTTCATTTAAACAATAAGGTTAGGGATTTGGAGTTTGCGCGTCGGAGAGAAGTGGTGCGCATCTTGACAGAACTTACCGACTCACTACGTCCGCATATTCCTTTATTACAATCCTATCACGGATTGCTCACTAAACTGGATTTTGTAAGGGCTAAAGCACTCTTTGCGATCGACATTGAAGCATCGTTACCGGAGATTTTGGCAACATCTGAAATCAATTTAGTAAATGCGCGTCATCCTTTGTTGTTTCTGAATGCTAAGGCAGATGGTACACACAGTATTGTTCCCCTCAATATTAAGATGGACGAGCAAGGTCGTATCATTTTGGTTTCTGGTCCGAACGCGGGTGGTAAATCTGTTTGTATGAAAACAGTGGGTCTGTTGCAATTAATGTTTCAGTCTGGTCTTCTGGTTCCAGCGGATGGTAATTCTAAAATAGGGATTTTCCGTCAGGTGTTTGCGGATATTGGAGATGATCAATCCATCGAGAGCGACCTAAGTACGTACAGCGCCCATCTTTCTAAGATGAAACACTTTACGCAGTTTGCAAATGCAAAGACATTGGTACTTATCGATGAGTTTGGTACTGGTACCGATCCACAATTTGGTGGGCCAATAGCGGAAGCAGTTTTGGAAGTGCTTAATACCAAAAATGTACGGGGAGTAATCACAACACACTATTCAAACCTCAAAGTATTTGCCAGTGACACAGCCGGATTAGAAAATGCTTCCATGCTTTTTGATAACGCAGCCATGAAACCGCTGTATATCTTGCAAATTGGCAAACCTGGCAGTTCGTACGCGTTAGAGATAGCACAAAACATTGGACTACCAAAGGAAGTGTTGCGTCTGGCAAAAACCAAAATTGGCGAACACCAGCAAAACGTGGAATCACTCTTGGTGAATCTGGAACGGGATAAAAAAGAAATTTACGATACTAAAGCCGCCATTCTAAAGCGTGAGAAGGAATTGCTGACGAAGCAACAAGAATATGAGGAGCTGCGCGATTATGTGGATACGAATAGGCGAGAGCTACTCAAACAAGCTAAAGAAGAAGCACGCCAAATCCTGAAAGACGCTAACAAACTAGTAGAAAATACCATTGCAGAAATCAAATCTGTGCAGGCTGATAAGGAGAAAACACGGGAAATCCGATCTACTTTACATCAAGCAATTGATAAGCATAGCCCGGTAAAACCTGCTGTAGCAAAGCCGATATCTAAGTCGGATGTAGCGGCGGATCAAGATCTCAAAGTAGGAGATTGGGTTCGGCTGCGCGAATCAGGTGCGGAAGCACAGGTAATGGAAATCGCTAAAAATAAAAACCTAATACTGGCGTTGGGAGAGCTTCGGACTGTGGTAAAGCCCGCCAAAGTCGAGAAGCTGCAAGGGAAGGAAAAGAAAAAAGCTGCGAAGCGGATTGGATCGCTATCGACAGGTGATGCCGCCGACTTCAGTCCTGAACTGGATATTCGAGGAATGCGTACTGATGACGCGATGCATCAGCTGGAGCTAGTATTGGATCGTGCTGTGATGATTGGTTATCCTTCTTTAAAGATTGTTCATGGCAAGGGAGACGGTATTTTACGCAAGTTTGTTCGTGAGTATTTAAGGAAGTACAGTCATATTTCCCATTTCGAAGATGAACATGCTGACCGCGGGGGCGATGGTATTACGTACGCCTACATCAAGTAG
- a CDS encoding DUF4296 domain-containing protein, which yields MRASFFVLIPLILLLASCSDKRPDGILAENQATRLLTDVHMLDGYLQTLPIDSSQKVIDTLYKQLLSRYGLDSVAFARNVDYYYADPVLTEKIYNTIQKQLSDAERDFSRVDSLRYAAERDSLNRISHYQRLMDVRQSLWNFYPDSTFRFDYDSYKESLYRPSGLYYLWKRSDMTQYRTVAPPAMDLSQPVTTTTDTVNAL from the coding sequence ATGCGTGCTTCATTCTTTGTGTTGATTCCACTGATTTTACTATTGGCCTCTTGTTCAGATAAAAGGCCCGACGGAATATTAGCGGAAAATCAAGCGACCAGATTGCTTACCGATGTGCACATGCTGGATGGCTATTTGCAAACATTGCCCATTGATAGTTCGCAGAAAGTAATTGATACCCTATACAAACAGCTTCTTTCTCGATACGGTCTGGATTCGGTGGCTTTTGCTCGTAATGTGGATTATTATTATGCTGATCCAGTGCTTACGGAGAAAATTTATAACACTATCCAAAAGCAATTAAGTGATGCCGAGCGAGATTTCAGTCGGGTAGATTCCTTGCGTTACGCCGCAGAACGGGACAGTCTAAATCGAATATCTCATTATCAACGATTAATGGATGTAAGGCAGAGTCTTTGGAATTTCTATCCGGATTCGACATTCCGCTTCGATTATGATAGCTATAAGGAGAGTTTGTATAGACCAAGTGGCCTTTACTACCTGTGGAAGCGGAGTGATATGACGCAGTATCGAACGGTGGCACCTCCAGCAATGGATTTGAGCCAGCCAGTAACAACGACGACCGATACGGTGAACGCATTATAA